A single region of the Borrelia hermsii DAH genome encodes:
- the uvrB gene encoding excinuclease ABC subunit UvrB: protein MRFCLKSDYSPAGDQPKAIREIKESILLDNKYQTLKGVTGSGKTFTIANIIRDLERPSLIISHNKTLAAQLYREFKDFFPDNAVEYFVSYYDYYQPESYVPSKDLYIEKEATINEDIEIKRIRTVTSLSRRRDVIVVATVSSIYALGSPEFFKSAAYAFFVGQKISIKEIADIFVKLQYERTLMNLEHDKFSIKGDLIEIWPSNEHGDFAYRIYLDFDNIIRINRISPLTKKILGITDEFTLFAKSYFVIPYENILNALPKIQADLEMQYLYFKESGKLVEAERLRQRVEYDIEMLRETGSCQGIENYSKYFGDSEMNRPYCLFDFFPKDYLLFIDESHVTLPQFRGMYNGDYSRKLNLVNFGFRLPSALENRPLKYHEFEALMNQAVFVSATPGLEEREKSSVIVEQIIRPTGLVDPEIIIRVSDGQMEDLYNEVQKRIALNEKVLITTLTKKMAEDLTDYLLTLDIKARYLHAEFNAIERVDIITSLRRSEIDVIVGINLLREGLDIPEVSLVIILDADKVGFLRSTASLIQMIGRAARNSNGCVIMYYDQVSSAMQEAIEETNRRRDIQIEYNKKNNIVPKTIIKKVQNILEKELKNETVDYNIKRIISDDKLSKKDLIIKLKFKLEEAVSDERFEDAIFLRDKIKELVKG from the coding sequence ATGCGATTTTGTTTAAAGTCTGATTATTCTCCTGCTGGTGATCAACCAAAAGCAATAAGAGAAATTAAGGAATCTATTCTACTTGATAATAAATATCAGACTTTAAAGGGTGTTACAGGTAGTGGTAAAACTTTTACAATAGCTAATATTATTAGAGATTTAGAGCGACCTTCTTTGATAATTAGTCATAATAAAACTTTGGCCGCACAACTTTATAGGGAATTTAAGGACTTTTTTCCAGATAATGCAGTTGAGTATTTCGTTTCTTATTATGATTATTATCAGCCTGAATCTTATGTCCCATCAAAAGATTTATATATAGAAAAGGAAGCCACTATTAATGAGGATATTGAAATAAAGAGGATAAGGACAGTTACATCTCTTTCTAGAAGACGAGATGTTATTGTTGTTGCTACAGTTTCTTCAATTTATGCACTAGGTTCCCCAGAATTTTTTAAGAGTGCTGCTTATGCTTTTTTTGTAGGGCAAAAGATTTCTATTAAGGAGATAGCAGATATTTTTGTTAAGCTTCAGTATGAGAGAACTCTTATGAATCTTGAACATGATAAGTTTTCTATTAAAGGTGATCTCATTGAGATATGGCCTAGTAATGAGCATGGTGATTTTGCATATAGAATTTATTTGGATTTTGATAATATTATTAGGATAAACAGAATTAGTCCACTTACAAAAAAGATTTTAGGAATTACTGATGAATTTACTCTTTTTGCTAAGTCTTATTTTGTTATTCCTTATGAAAACATATTGAATGCTCTTCCTAAAATACAGGCGGATTTAGAAATGCAATATCTTTATTTTAAGGAAAGTGGTAAGCTTGTTGAGGCTGAGAGACTTAGGCAAAGAGTGGAATATGATATTGAAATGTTAAGAGAAACTGGGTCTTGTCAGGGTATAGAGAATTATTCTAAATACTTTGGTGATAGTGAAATGAATAGACCCTATTGTCTTTTTGATTTTTTTCCTAAGGATTATTTGCTCTTTATTGATGAATCTCATGTTACTTTGCCTCAGTTTAGAGGAATGTATAATGGCGATTATTCAAGAAAATTAAATCTTGTAAATTTTGGATTTAGACTTCCATCAGCACTTGAGAATAGACCCCTTAAATATCATGAGTTTGAAGCTTTAATGAATCAGGCTGTTTTTGTTTCAGCAACTCCTGGTCTTGAAGAGCGTGAAAAGAGCAGTGTTATTGTTGAGCAGATAATACGTCCAACAGGTCTTGTTGATCCAGAAATTATTATTAGAGTTTCAGACGGGCAGATGGAAGATCTTTATAATGAAGTTCAAAAAAGAATAGCTTTAAATGAAAAGGTTTTAATTACAACTCTGACTAAAAAAATGGCTGAGGATTTAACAGATTATTTACTTACTCTTGATATAAAGGCTAGATATTTGCATGCAGAGTTTAATGCTATTGAGAGAGTAGATATTATTACATCTCTTAGAAGATCAGAAATCGATGTTATTGTGGGAATTAATTTGTTAAGGGAAGGTTTAGATATCCCTGAGGTTTCTCTTGTTATTATACTAGATGCTGACAAGGTAGGATTTTTAAGATCGACCGCTTCGCTGATTCAAATGATTGGTAGAGCTGCTAGAAACTCAAATGGGTGTGTTATAATGTACTATGATCAAGTAAGTTCTGCAATGCAAGAAGCTATTGAGGAAACCAATAGAAGACGGGATATTCAGATTGAATACAATAAAAAAAATAATATTGTTCCAAAAACTATTATTAAAAAAGTACAAAATATTTTAGAAAAAGAATTAAAAAATGAAACTGTTGATTATAACATTAAAAGAATTATTTCCGATGACAAATTATCTAAAAAGGATCTTATCATTAAGCTTAAGTTTAAACTTGAAGAAGCAGTTAGTGATGAGAGATTTGAGGATGCTATCTTTTTACGAGATAAAATAAAAGAACTTGTAAAGGGATGA